CCAACTTTATTTATTCACGGAAAAGAAGATTATAGGTGTAATTATACTGAGTCTTTAAACATGTATTCTGCATTAAAGTATCACGGAGTGGATACTAAACTATGTGTTTTTGAAAAAGAGAATCATAACTTAAATGTAAGGGGAAGGCCTAAAAGCAAAAAAATTCGACATGAGGAAATGCTAAATTGGTTCAATAGGTACTTAAAAAAGGAGAAAATTTAAGGATGATTTTAGATGGAGACATTTAAAATAAATGAGAAAAATCACATGATTAAATACGACATGAAAATGAATAAGGGAGGGTTAAGGTTGTTAAAAAAAGTGTTATGTATGTGTATGGTCCTAGTTCTTATTTTAGGTACACTTTCAGGCTGCGGATCTAAGGTAGAAAATCCAGGTAATGAAAGAGCTAATAATGAAAAGGAGAATACACAAAAGGCTGAAATTGTTAAGGATGAAATCAAAGTAGCACTAGAATCAGATATTGTATCATTAGATCCTCAAGGACATAATGATACGGCATCAGAAAAAGTATCATTTTTACTATTTAACAGACTCTTTAAATTAAATACGGAATTTGAAGCAGTGCCAGATTTAGTTGAAGAATGGTCACAACCATCAGACAAGGAATGGTTATTAAAAATCAAAGAAGGAGTTAAGTTCCACGATGGGACAGAAATCACATCTGAAGATGTTAAGTTCAGTATGGAAAGATCAAAGGAATCTCCAACAGTACAACATGTTTTAGCAGAAGTAGAAAAGGTAGAAATTGTAGATAAGTATACGGTAAAAGTCACAACCAAAGTGGTTTTTGCACCATTTTTATATACTCTTGCCCATGCAGGTGTATCTATTGTGCCTAAACACTATGTGGAATCGGATGATAACTGGAAAATGCCAGTTGGATCAGGTCAATATAAGTTTGTAGAGTGGGTATCAGGGGATAAGGTAGTATTAGGAAAATATGATGAGTATTATGACGAAGCTGACAGGGGTATGGCTAAAAAGATCACTTTTAAAGTAATACCAGAAGGAACAAGTAGAACAATTGCCCTTGAAACAGGAGAAGTAGATATTATTGCAAGTTTAGAGTCTATGGATTCAGCTAAAGTAGAAGAAAATCCAGAGTTATCTTTATATGAAAAACCATCCACATCAATTGCCTATGTTGGAATGAATGTTGAAAAGGCTCCTTTTGACAATGTACTTGTAAGGAGAGCTATGAACTATGCAATAGACAAGGAGGCAATATTAGAGATTTCATTAAATGGTGCAGGGACTGTTGCTAAGTCAGTAACATCAACAGCCATAATGGGTCAAAAGGATGGGGATTACATATATGATCCAGAAAAGGCAAAGGAACTTTTAAAAGAAGCAGGATATGATGGAAATCTAACTATTGATTTATGGGCATCAGGAGATTTAAGAAAGAGAACTGCTGAAGTTGTTCAGGCTAATTTAATGGAAGTAGGAGTAACTGCTAATATTGAAATGTTTGAATGGGGTGCTTATCTTGAAGCAACTAATTCTGGAAAGCAATCAATGTTCGTCCTTGGATGGACGTCAAATCCAGATCCAGATGCCACATTAACACCACAATTTAGTAAAGGCAGTATTAGAGCACAAAACAGAACAAGATATGTAAGTGAAAAGGTTGAGCAATTATTAGCAGATGGTAGAGTAGAACTAGATTTAGCTAAGCGTAAAGCCATCTATAACGAGTTACATGCAACAGTAATGGAAGATGCACCATGGGTACCTCTTTATGTAAGTAATAAATTAGTTGGTGCAAACAGTCAATTAAAAGGTGTAGAGTTAAATCCACAAGGTTTAGCTAATCTACATAAGCTTCATTACTAAAAATAATATAACTAAATCATATGGTTCCTTTAGAACCATATGATTTAGTTAATTAAAATTGTGAAATATAGATTAGGAGGGCCCATGATTAGATATGTAATTAAAAGATTATTAATGCTAATACCAGTGGTGGTTGGGGTAACCTTTTTAGTGTTTTTTATTATCAGCCTGACTCCTGGGGATGTGGCAGCAATGATCATAGGTGAGGGGGCTACACAAGAATCAATTCAACAATTGAGGACAGATATGGGACTAGATGATCCGATTATAGTTCAATATGGAAGATATATGGGGAATTTAGTAACTGGAGATATGGGAAATTCTTATGCTACGGGGAAGGCCGTATCCGCTGAAATCGGTTCAAGATTTCCTAACACCTTTAAGTTAACGGTACTTAGTATTCTCATCTCAATAGGAATATCCATTCCAATAGGTGTAGTTTCAGCAACGAAACAGTACTCCATATTTGATAATTTAGGAATGGTATTAGCTCTCATAGGAATTTCCATGCCATCATTCTGGTTAGGCCTTATATTAATCATTATTTTCGCCTTAGGGCTCGGGTGGTTTCCATCAGGGGGAGCAGATAGTTTCAAAAGCGTAATACTACCTGCAATCACCTTAGGTGTAGCATCAACAGCCAGTATTACCAGAACTACAAGGTCATCCATGCTTGAAGTTGTGAGACAAGACTATATTAGAACAGCAAAGGCAAAGGGAGTTAGTAATAGGGTTGTAATTAGGAAACATGCTCTAAAGAATGCTCTTATTCCAGCCATTACAGTCATAGGTTTAGAGTTTGGTGTTTTACTAGGGGGAGCCATTTTAACTGAAACGGTTTTTTCATGGCCAGGAATTGGCAGGTTGATGGTAGAGTCCATTCAAAGAAAAGATGCCCCCATGGTTTTAGGATGTATTATTATATTTTCCGTGTGCTTTAGTATAGTAAACCTAGTGATTGATATTTTGTATGCATATATTGATCCTAGGATTAAAGCAAATTATGAGTAGAGTGGGTGGGTTTTATGAGTGAGACTTCTATTAATAGGGCAGAAAATATTAAGAAAAAATATAAGAAAAGAAGTCAATCTGCTGATGTTTGGCGTCGATTAAAGAGAAATAGGATGGCCATGATAGGAATCTTTGTAATTATGATTTTCTTAACTATGGCAATTTTTGCAGATTTTATAGCTGATTACAATAGTGAGGTTATTAAACTAAATGTGAAAGAAAGGCTGCAGGAACCAAGCTCTAACCATTGGTTTGGAACTGATGAATATGGACGAGATATATTTTCAAGAATTGTTCATGGAACAAGAATTTCTCTATTTGTAGGGGTGATCTCTGTAGGAATTGCCTTAACCTTTGGTGGGACTCTAGGGGCCATTTCAGGCTATTATGGGGGGAAACTTGACAATATAGTTATGAGACTTCTGGATGTTCTCCTTGCCATTCCAGCCATTTTATTAGCCATAACTATTGTGGCATCAATGGGGGCTAGTATTGTTAACTTAATGATTGCCGTTGGAATTTCCAATATACCAGGTTTTGCACGGGTAGTAAGGGCAGCCGTTTTGAGTGTAAAAGACCAAGAGTATATAGAAGCGGCAAGATCCATTGGAGCAAAGGATCATACTATTATTATTAAGCATGTACTACCAAACTGTCTAGCACCTATTATTGTATACTCAACCCTAAAGGTGGCAACGGCTATCATGGCTACGGCAGGACTTAGTTTCATTGGTCTTGGTGTAAAACCACCAGCACCAGAATGGGGAAGCATGTTAGCAGGAGGACGTGCTTTTATTAGGGATAAAATGTATATAGTACTCTTTCCTGGCTTAGCAATTATGGCAACAATTTTATCACTTAACTTAATTGGAGATGGACTTAGGGATGCCCTTGATCCAAGATTGAAATAACAAGAGGTGATTATTTGAATAATAAAACACTGGAAATAGAAAACCTTGTGATTCAGTATGACACAGATGATGGCATTGTGGAAGCTGTGAATGGTATTGACTTGTGCCTAAATAAGGGTAAAACTATAGGTCTAGTAGGCGAAACGGGGGCGGGAAAAACAACTATGGCCCTTTCTATTTTAAATCTAATTCCAATGCCTCCAGGAAAAATAGTGAGTGGTTCCATTAGGGTAGATGGTATTCACATATTGGAAAAAACAGAAAAGGAACTAGAAGGGATTAGGGGAAGGATTGTTTCAATGATTTTCCAAGATCCTATGACTGCACTCAATCCTGTTATTACAGTAGGAGAGCAGATTGCAGAAGTAATAAGAATTCATCAAAAGGTGGACAACAAAGAAGCCAGGAAAAAAGCAGAAAAAATGCTTGAACTAGTGGGTATTCCAAAGGGACGAATGCTTGAATATCCACATCAGTTTTCAGGTGGCATGAAACAAAGGGTTGTTATTGCCATTGCTTTAGCCTGTAGCCCCAAGTTACTCATTGCAGATGAATCAACAACGGCTCTAGATGTAACAATACAGGCTCAAGTATTGGAACTAATGAAGGACTTAAAGGAAAAGTTACATATGTCCATGATTATGATTACCCATGACCTAGGGATAGTGGCAGAAGTATGTGATGAAGTGGCTATTATGTATGCAGGAAGAATCGTAGAGCAGGGAAGTCTAGTTGATATATTTGAAAATCCAAAGCATCCATATACGGAGGGACTTTTTAATTCCATTCCAAATATTGATGATAGAAAAGCTAAGTTAAAACCTATTAAAGGCTTAATGTCAGATCCTTATAACTTACCAAAGGGATGTGCCTTTTGTGATAGATGTGATTATACCATGGATAAGTGTAAAACCATGAAGCCAGAGAAAATTATCTTTAGTGAAAGCCATTTTGTAGAGTGTCATATTTATAAGGACAATAAGAACTATACTTTAAAGTATGGAGATAAAAAATATTAAGGGGTGTTATTAAGTGTCTGATATATTACTAGAAGTAAAAAATTTGAAGAAATATTTTAAGACCCCAAAGGGCATGTTGCATGCTGTAGATGATGTAAGTTTTAAACTAAAAAAGGGAACAACTCTTGGCCTTGTGGGGGAATCTGGTTGTGGTAAATCTACAACGGGACGAGTTCTCTTAAGATTATTAGAAGCCACTGGTGGAGAAGTAATATATGATGGAAAGAACATTATGGATTTAAGTAATGATCAAATGAGAAAACTCAGAAAAGAAATGCAAATGATTTTCCAAGATCCCTTTTCATCTTTAAACCCAAGAATGACAGTAAGTGAGATTATAGAAGAACCAATTAAGTTACATAAGCTAATCAAGGATAAAGAAAAGCGCTTTGAAAAGGTTCTTGAGCTAATGGAGTTAGTAGGGCTCTCAGAGCGATTAATTAATACCTATCCCCACGAACTTGATGGAGGAAGAAGGCAACGAATTGGTATAGCAAGGGCTTTGGCTCTAGATACAAAGTTTATCGTGTGCGATGAACCTGTGTCCGCCTTAGACGTTTCCATTCAGGCACAGATACTCAATTTAATGAAAGAGTTACAGGAAAAACTAGGGCTTACTTATATCTTTATTACTCATGACCTATCCGTAGTAAATCATTTTGCAGATGAAATAGCAGTTATGTATCTAGGGAAAATTGTTGAAAGAGCCCCTTCAGAAGAGTTGTTTAATAACCCAATACATCCTTACACAAAAGCTTTATTATCAGCAATTCCAAGGCCAACCCTTAAGAAAACCCATGAGAAGATAATATTAAAGGGGGAGATTACTTCTCCTATTAATCCAGAGACAAACTGTCGATTCTCAAATCGTTGTATTTATACAACGGAAATATGCAAGTTAAAGGAACCAACCTTAGAAAATATATGTGAAAATCATTCTGTTGCATGTCATATTGTTAATAGAAAGTAAAGAAAGTTAAAATTGTTTTAATATTATGAATTTTATGAAAAGATATGTAGAAACTATTGCTCCTAGGACAAACAAAAAGTTATAATATACGTGCATGGTAAAAAAATCCAAATTGAGGAGGAGATTGTATGAAAAGAAATATGAGGAGACTTGTTGTGCTTATGTTAATCCTTACTTTAGCATTCACATCTAGTATTGCTTATGCTGGAGAGGCTAAGGAAGTTAAAGCACCTAAGTACATATTTTATTTCATTGGTGATGGTTTAGGCTTATCACAAAGACAAGTGGGGGAATTATTTTTACAAGAAGCTAGCAATGATAAATCTAAGAAGTTAATGATGAATACTTTACCTGTGACAGGACTTAAAACTACTTATTCATCTAACACATTAGTTACAGATTCAGCAGCTGCAGGAACTGCCCTTGCTACTGGACATAAAACTGATAATGGAGTTATATCTAAAACTCCAGATGGAAAAGATCTTAAAACTATACTAGAGTTAGCAGAAGAAAAGGGATATGCTACAGGTCTAGTAAGTACTACTAGAATAACTCATGCTACACCAGCATCTTTTGCATCTCACAATGTAAATAGAGATAATGAAAATGAAATAGCAGTAGACTTCCTAGATAGTGGTGTGGAATTCTTTGCAGGTGGTGGATATAGACACTTTGCACCAAAGGCATGGGAATTTGGAAAATCTAAGAGAAAAGATGAAAGAGATTTATTAAAGGAATTTGCAGGCTTAGGATACAACGTATTTGCAGGGGAAAAGGATAGTGCTAATTTCTTAAAGTTTGCTCCAAAGGGAAAAGAAAAAGTATTTGCAGCTTTATCTTATTCTCATTTACCATATGATATTGATAGATTAAGTACTTTAGATACTCCTAGTTTATCTCAATTAACTGAAAAAGGTATTGAAGTATTATCTCAATATGAAGATGGATTCTTTATGATGGTTGAAGGTGGAAGAATTGACCACGCAGCTCACTCAAATGATCCTGTTGGAACTATTCATGACGTATTAGCATTTGATGATGCTATTAAAAAGGCTTATAAATTCTATGAAAAGAATCCAGCGGATACTTTGATTATAGTTGCTGCTGACCACGAAACTGGTGGACTTGGATTAGGTATGGGTCTTGATTATTTCTTAAATTTAGAAGAACTATTTGATGTGAAAGCTTCTACAGAGGCTATAGGATATGAAGATAAGAAATATGATGGAAATAGAGAAGAATACTTTAAGTATATAGAAAAAGTATATAGCTTAGAAAATTTAACTGAAAAAGAAAGAGCAGAAATAGAAAAGGCTATGGATTTAGAAGACAAAGGTATTGAAGGTAGCAAGAGAGAATATGGTTACCTAACTAAGGAACCTACTGCCATTGCCGTAGCTCACGTGATTTCTAATAGAGCTAATATTTACTGGACTACTTTTGCTCACTCTGGAGTACCAATTCCACTTACAGCTGTTGGCGTTAATGCTGAAGATTTCAGCGGATACAATGATAATACTATGATAGCTAAAAAATTAGCTAAAATCATAGGTGGAGAATTATAAGAATACAAAAAGCTGGGGAAACCCAGCTTTTGAATTATAGACATATTACATATAACGTTTCTTTATTTTGGATGGGAGCATTAAAGTATGAGAAATTACAAAAGCAGCGTAGTTATGATAATACTAATGATATTAGTAGTTGGAATTTTAATAGTTGATAGGGAGAATGATTCAAAGATAGAAGATGTATTTGAAGTGAAGGCTAGAGTTATGAAGGTGAACAATGATAATTTAATACAGTCTAATATTGCAAATATGGGAGTGCAAAATTTAGAAGTGAGGATACTAGAAGGAGAATTTAAAGGACAATTTACTAATTCTCTAAATACTTTAGTGGGCAATTTATCAGTGGAAAATACCTATAAAAAGGGAGACACAATAATAGTAGCCATTAGGATCGAAGACGGAAAAATAGCAGATAGTAAGGCCATTGATTTATATAGACAAAACTACCATGTACTATTATTTGGTACTTTCGTAATATGCTTAATTATATTTGCAAAGCAAATAGGAATTAAGGCATTATTCTCATTTATAATGAGTTTGTTTGTCATATGGAAATTTCTAATTCCAGGACTCCTTGAAGGAAAGGACCCACTATTATTATCCATGTGGGTACTAGTATTACTTACGGCAATAATTTTATTTTCCATATCTGGAATTACTAAAAAGGGAGTGGCAGCCTTTGTAGGAACCATAACAGGACTGTCCATAACTATAGGATTGACCTTATTCTTTGGAAGTAGGATGGAGTTGTATGGAATGACAGCCCCCTTTGCAGAAACCCTAATGTTTAATGGACATCTTGATCTAGATATGAGAAAAATATTTTATGCGGCCATAGTAATTGGAGCTTCAGGTGCAGCCATGGATATAGCCATGGATGTGGCATCATCCATGTATGAAATTAAAAGTCATAAACCCAATATTTCCATGAAAGACCTTATAAAATCAGGATTTAATGTGGGACGAGATGTGGTAGGAACTATGACAACTACCCTTTTATTGGCTTATTCGGGTGGGTATCTAACATTACTTATGCTTTTTATGGATAAAAACTCTAGTTTTAATAGAATAATAAATTTCAAAATAGTATCAGCAGAAATAATGAGGACCGTAATAGGTAGTATAGGATTAGTATTAGTGGCCCCTATTACAGCAATAGTAGCAGGTATTATATATAGTAAAGTAAAAGAAAATGTAACTAATTAGTTGATGATAAAAATAATCAAATGATATAAATTATCTATTGACAATGTGTTAACGAAATTATTATAATTTAGTTGGACATATAGTAATAGACAAACACATTGGAGGGAACAATAAATGTTAAAGAAGAAAGCTTTATTAATAGGTATGACATTAGTAGTAGCAGCAGGATTATTCGTAGGTTGTGGTTCAAAGCCGGAAGAGGCAGCTACTGAAAATACTCAAGTAGAACAAAAGGCTGAAGAAGTTGCATATAAAGATGGTGTATATAAGGCAGAAGGTGATGAATTCCAAAATGGATGGAAAGCAACAGTTTCTATAGAAGTTAAAGATGGAAAAATAGTTTCAGCTGATTGGAATGGAGTAGATGAAGAGGGAGCAACTAAGAAAGATGCTTCTAAAGATGGTAAATATCCAATGGTAGAAAAGGCAGGAGCTAAAGCACCTTGGCATGAACAAGCTCAGTTAGCGGAAGCATACTTAATAGAAACTCAAGATCCAAAAAATATTAAATATACGGATGATGAAGGACATACGGATGCAATTTCTGGAGCATCTATTAAAGTTTCAGAATTCTTTACATTAGCAGAAAAGGCACTAGAGGAAGCTAAATAGATTTTAAAATAAAAAATAGTGATTAAGTATATAATATATACTTAATCACTATTTTTTTATGGATAGAGAACTAAAAAAAGTATTAACAATTTATTAAATCTATTACAAAATGTAAATTTTAACATATAATTGTAAATGCAGGAGGAGAAAATATGAACGAAAGAAGTTATATGTTAGAAAATGAGAAAATAAGCAAAGTGTTGATGAAGTTATCATTGCCTGCAACGGTGGGAATGATAGTTAATGCCTTATATAATATAGTAGATACTATATTTATAGGAAGGGGAGTAGGAACCATAGCCATAGGAGCTTTGGCAATAGCCTTTCCCATACAAATGATCATAATGGCCATAGCTCAGACGGTTGGAGTTGGAGGAGCATCTGCCCTATCTAGAAGTCTTGGAGCCAAAGATATAGAAAGGGCAGATAAGGTTGCTGGAAATTCTTTCATATCTGTATTTATTGTAAGTATAATTACTGTAGTATTTAGTTTTATATTTATGGAACCTATACTTAGACTATTTGGAGCTACAGAGAATATACTTCCTTATGCAATGGAATATTTAAAAGTAATACTTTTAGGAAGCCTATATTTTCCCTTTGTAGTTTGTGCTAATAATTTAATAAGGGCAGAAGGTAATGCTAAAGCATCAATGATAATAATGGTAATAGGTACTGGTTTAAACATTATACTAGATCCTCTATTTATATTTGTATTTAATATGGGAATTGCTGGAGCAGCATGGGCCACTATTATTTCTCAATTTGCATCCCTTGTATATGTGGGCATTTACATGTATGGAGGAAAAAGCGCATTAAAAATTAGGATTAGACACTTGAAATTAGAAGGATCCATTGTAAAAGAAATATTTACAGTGGGCTTCTCATCCTTTACAAGACAAGCGGCAGGAAGTGTTGTTGCCATTGTAGTAAATAACTCTCTAAAGTTTTATGGTGGAGATATGGCCATATCCATATATGGAACTGTAAATAAGGTAATAATGTTCTTATTTATGCCTTTGTTTGGAGTAGTTCAAGGTATGCAGCCTATAGTTGGGTATAACTATGGAGCGAAAAAGGTTAGTAGAGTTAAGGAAACGGTAAAGTTATCTATTATAGTCACTACAATATTAGCTACAACTAGTGTATTAATAGGGGAGTTATTTCCTAATTTAATTATGAAAGTGTTTACAAAGGATAAGGCATTTATAGAAAGTAGTGCAAGTGTACTTAGAATCATAATAGCAGGAATACCTGTTATAGGAGTACAAGTGGTAGGATCCACATTGTTTCAATCTATAGGAAAGGCTGTACCAGCCTTAATATTATCACTACTTAGACAGGTGTTATTTTTAATTCCACTAGTTTTAATATTACCAAGAATAGGAAATCTAGGTTTAATAGGAATTTGGATGGCATATCCTATAGCAGATATATTATCAACCG
This window of the Anaeromicrobium sediminis genome carries:
- a CDS encoding ABC transporter permease, producing the protein MIRYVIKRLLMLIPVVVGVTFLVFFIISLTPGDVAAMIIGEGATQESIQQLRTDMGLDDPIIVQYGRYMGNLVTGDMGNSYATGKAVSAEIGSRFPNTFKLTVLSILISIGISIPIGVVSATKQYSIFDNLGMVLALIGISMPSFWLGLILIIIFALGLGWFPSGGADSFKSVILPAITLGVASTASITRTTRSSMLEVVRQDYIRTAKAKGVSNRVVIRKHALKNALIPAITVIGLEFGVLLGGAILTETVFSWPGIGRLMVESIQRKDAPMVLGCIIIFSVCFSIVNLVIDILYAYIDPRIKANYE
- a CDS encoding alkaline phosphatase, yielding MKRNMRRLVVLMLILTLAFTSSIAYAGEAKEVKAPKYIFYFIGDGLGLSQRQVGELFLQEASNDKSKKLMMNTLPVTGLKTTYSSNTLVTDSAAAGTALATGHKTDNGVISKTPDGKDLKTILELAEEKGYATGLVSTTRITHATPASFASHNVNRDNENEIAVDFLDSGVEFFAGGGYRHFAPKAWEFGKSKRKDERDLLKEFAGLGYNVFAGEKDSANFLKFAPKGKEKVFAALSYSHLPYDIDRLSTLDTPSLSQLTEKGIEVLSQYEDGFFMMVEGGRIDHAAHSNDPVGTIHDVLAFDDAIKKAYKFYEKNPADTLIIVAADHETGGLGLGMGLDYFLNLEELFDVKASTEAIGYEDKKYDGNREEYFKYIEKVYSLENLTEKERAEIEKAMDLEDKGIEGSKREYGYLTKEPTAIAVAHVISNRANIYWTTFAHSGVPIPLTAVGVNAEDFSGYNDNTMIAKKLAKIIGGEL
- a CDS encoding ABC transporter ATP-binding protein, producing MNNKTLEIENLVIQYDTDDGIVEAVNGIDLCLNKGKTIGLVGETGAGKTTMALSILNLIPMPPGKIVSGSIRVDGIHILEKTEKELEGIRGRIVSMIFQDPMTALNPVITVGEQIAEVIRIHQKVDNKEARKKAEKMLELVGIPKGRMLEYPHQFSGGMKQRVVIAIALACSPKLLIADESTTALDVTIQAQVLELMKDLKEKLHMSMIMITHDLGIVAEVCDEVAIMYAGRIVEQGSLVDIFENPKHPYTEGLFNSIPNIDDRKAKLKPIKGLMSDPYNLPKGCAFCDRCDYTMDKCKTMKPEKIIFSESHFVECHIYKDNKNYTLKYGDKKY
- a CDS encoding ABC transporter permease; this translates as MSETSINRAENIKKKYKKRSQSADVWRRLKRNRMAMIGIFVIMIFLTMAIFADFIADYNSEVIKLNVKERLQEPSSNHWFGTDEYGRDIFSRIVHGTRISLFVGVISVGIALTFGGTLGAISGYYGGKLDNIVMRLLDVLLAIPAILLAITIVASMGASIVNLMIAVGISNIPGFARVVRAAVLSVKDQEYIEAARSIGAKDHTIIIKHVLPNCLAPIIVYSTLKVATAIMATAGLSFIGLGVKPPAPEWGSMLAGGRAFIRDKMYIVLFPGLAIMATILSLNLIGDGLRDALDPRLK
- a CDS encoding MATE family efflux transporter, which codes for MNERSYMLENEKISKVLMKLSLPATVGMIVNALYNIVDTIFIGRGVGTIAIGALAIAFPIQMIIMAIAQTVGVGGASALSRSLGAKDIERADKVAGNSFISVFIVSIITVVFSFIFMEPILRLFGATENILPYAMEYLKVILLGSLYFPFVVCANNLIRAEGNAKASMIIMVIGTGLNIILDPLFIFVFNMGIAGAAWATIISQFASLVYVGIYMYGGKSALKIRIRHLKLEGSIVKEIFTVGFSSFTRQAAGSVVAIVVNNSLKFYGGDMAISIYGTVNKVIMFLFMPLFGVVQGMQPIVGYNYGAKKVSRVKETVKLSIIVTTILATTSVLIGELFPNLIMKVFTKDKAFIESSASVLRIIIAGIPVIGVQVVGSTLFQSIGKAVPALILSLLRQVLFLIPLVLILPRIGNLGLIGIWMAYPIADILSTAVTGFLLKNEMKKMYSVE
- a CDS encoding FMN-binding protein → MLKKKALLIGMTLVVAAGLFVGCGSKPEEAATENTQVEQKAEEVAYKDGVYKAEGDEFQNGWKATVSIEVKDGKIVSADWNGVDEEGATKKDASKDGKYPMVEKAGAKAPWHEQAQLAEAYLIETQDPKNIKYTDDEGHTDAISGASIKVSEFFTLAEKALEEAK
- a CDS encoding ABC transporter ATP-binding protein, encoding MSDILLEVKNLKKYFKTPKGMLHAVDDVSFKLKKGTTLGLVGESGCGKSTTGRVLLRLLEATGGEVIYDGKNIMDLSNDQMRKLRKEMQMIFQDPFSSLNPRMTVSEIIEEPIKLHKLIKDKEKRFEKVLELMELVGLSERLINTYPHELDGGRRQRIGIARALALDTKFIVCDEPVSALDVSIQAQILNLMKELQEKLGLTYIFITHDLSVVNHFADEIAVMYLGKIVERAPSEELFNNPIHPYTKALLSAIPRPTLKKTHEKIILKGEITSPINPETNCRFSNRCIYTTEICKLKEPTLENICENHSVACHIVNRK
- a CDS encoding ABC transporter substrate-binding protein, producing METFKINEKNHMIKYDMKMNKGGLRLLKKVLCMCMVLVLILGTLSGCGSKVENPGNERANNEKENTQKAEIVKDEIKVALESDIVSLDPQGHNDTASEKVSFLLFNRLFKLNTEFEAVPDLVEEWSQPSDKEWLLKIKEGVKFHDGTEITSEDVKFSMERSKESPTVQHVLAEVEKVEIVDKYTVKVTTKVVFAPFLYTLAHAGVSIVPKHYVESDDNWKMPVGSGQYKFVEWVSGDKVVLGKYDEYYDEADRGMAKKITFKVIPEGTSRTIALETGEVDIIASLESMDSAKVEENPELSLYEKPSTSIAYVGMNVEKAPFDNVLVRRAMNYAIDKEAILEISLNGAGTVAKSVTSTAIMGQKDGDYIYDPEKAKELLKEAGYDGNLTIDLWASGDLRKRTAEVVQANLMEVGVTANIEMFEWGAYLEATNSGKQSMFVLGWTSNPDPDATLTPQFSKGSIRAQNRTRYVSEKVEQLLADGRVELDLAKRKAIYNELHATVMEDAPWVPLYVSNKLVGANSQLKGVELNPQGLANLHKLHY
- a CDS encoding YibE/F family protein, with the protein product MRNYKSSVVMIILMILVVGILIVDRENDSKIEDVFEVKARVMKVNNDNLIQSNIANMGVQNLEVRILEGEFKGQFTNSLNTLVGNLSVENTYKKGDTIIVAIRIEDGKIADSKAIDLYRQNYHVLLFGTFVICLIIFAKQIGIKALFSFIMSLFVIWKFLIPGLLEGKDPLLLSMWVLVLLTAIILFSISGITKKGVAAFVGTITGLSITIGLTLFFGSRMELYGMTAPFAETLMFNGHLDLDMRKIFYAAIVIGASGAAMDIAMDVASSMYEIKSHKPNISMKDLIKSGFNVGRDVVGTMTTTLLLAYSGGYLTLLMLFMDKNSSFNRIINFKIVSAEIMRTVIGSIGLVLVAPITAIVAGIIYSKVKENVTN